The nucleotide window aatgatcacacgcgctcgcccggaaattagaacgcaaatggcgtcaaagtaaattaaacatattccgaatagcttggaaggagagcctacttaactataagaaggctcttagcgcggctcgatcaacatatctgtcctcgttaatagacaaaagcaaaaataatcctggattcctgtttaaaactatagccaaactaaccaggaataagacagaaacagatactaccactcaatatcatcatagtagcgatgattttatgaatttctttaatactaaaatagtcacgaatagagagaagattaaaagcacaacaaatagctccgccgatatttccatggaaaataatattcaaatagctgaccaccgattagaacgcttcaaccttttTAAAGagtgaattaatcaaattaatcttgtcatcaaatcaatgtacttgcgctttggatctgattccttaagcaaatagcacccgatattataaattctaccctcaaaattgttaactcgtcgcttagcaccggccacgtaccaagttcgttcaaggtagcagtcattagacccctgattaaaaagcctgatcttgatcgcagtcagctttcaaaatatagaccgatatcaaaccttccgtttatatcaaaaatcttagaaaaagtcgtagcccagcagctgagcgcatacctagactgtaacaatatccatgaagtatatcaatcaggatttagacctcatcatagcactgagacagcgctggttaaagtggttaatgaccagctgttggcctctgatcagggacgcatctcgctgcttgtcctgcttgatctgagtgcagcgtttgacactattgatcacgctattctccttgccaggttagagaatgttattgggattaagggaacagcccttgaatggttcagatcatatttgaccaaccgatatcagtttgtggacatcaatggtgtttcgtcttcacatagtaaagtagagtttggtgttccacaaggttctgtcctaggtccgttacttttttctcgatacatgttacctttaggcgacgtcatctgcaaacacggtattagctttcattgctacactgacgacacacagctgtatctgtcagcaatgccagaccagaagcagcagctgaacaaaatagagaattgtctgaaggacattagacagtggatgctcaccaagtttctcctgttaaaccctgacaagacagaagcgcttgtacttgggcctcaagcagccaggcataaactggctgactacacaataaccctggatagcctttctatctcaccgagtattgaagtgaaggatctaggtgtcatcattgatgcaggtctctcattcagttcgcacgtagataatgtcactagaatagcattctttcaccttagaaatattgcgaaaataagaaatatcatttcaatgcatgatgcagaaaagttgatccttgcatttattacatcaaggttagattactgcaatgcattactgtctggatgctcaagtaggtgcatgagtaaactccagctagtacagaatgctgcagccagaatgctgcagttctaactagaaccaggaaatttgaccacatcaccccagtcttacaatcactgcactgattacccatcaaatttaggattgactacaaaatcctacttttaacctataaacctctaaatggtctcgccccgccatacctgagtgaactttagTTCTTTACAACCTGCTatgcccccttcgatcaatgggtgcggggtcactactggtaccaaaagtacagaaggtcacagctgggagcagatctttctcctatagagctccgcagttgtggaacggcttgcctgtcagtgtccgggactcagacacagtctcagtgtttaaatccaatctcaaaacctatctgttttctctggctttttgttaaagtcctagaccctcatttcacttcactttgacgcagtgtcaattataaactCCAGCTAATCaaagagtccccctgttagacacagacaaagttaaaattcaccctagttagactgtcctagttagggtaccgggccactgtagcaccaatataccgctattaccacatatttcagtatcggtcttacagtgccaccgtctgcttctgtttttttttctctgagacacggaatcaagcgcccagactactggcagaccccagtgaagagaccagcaaataaatcctggttcctgacaactgcttaacaaggacataccatgaaacaaaccagagggtcaccacagccaccaccaccgttacaactacagctatagggatcttcaaatggaccagtaacatcattatggacacgtaatctagaccatgacactaactacatcctggacttctccaaccctacaactgtaggacttattattatatcatccccaaccctgcactgacaccattttcaggctcactctaccctggaagggggtccctctctctatcactccttcccaaggtttcttcctttctttttttctttctactagagtttttttgtgtggagtttttccacacataagggtcaagtgtggggggtgtcaactgtagggcctgtcaaagcccattgagaaatactgtatgtgattttgggctatataagaaataaatgttgttgttgttgttgtacgCTGTAAAAAgggaatattatttttaatattttagcattgactaacctgtttatttacattatggcaatgataaaatattaggtgtgacagatcttgttaaattgtactttaatttttactttaaagtttcattttgtGCTACTTTGAAATAAACTACTGAAACTACTGACTAATAACCGCATTTATACCACAAAGCTCCGCCTTCTTTCTGCTTTCAGAGGAGGAAGGGGGAAGTGAAGACGAAGTTTTTGTGTACTTTAGTTCAGTTCATTTTTTAGCATATACAAACTCTCTTCTGAGTTACAgtagaaaatacttttttttttttttttcgcataTTAACAGGGTTTTGCACAAAATGGATTAAAGACAGAGGGAGTAAAACTCAGAACCTTTCACAAtagagaaagtgaaagtaaaatacatttttagagaaatttctttttcattataaaacataatggcTTCTTATAAAAGGAAATTGTCTTTCTCAGAAGAGGacctctcctgtcctgtgtgctaTGAAATTTTCAAGGATCCTCTCATCCTGTCCTGTAGTCACAGCGTCTGTAAAGTTTGTCTGCAGCAGTTCTGGGAGAGTAAAGGATCTCCAGAATGTCCAGTCTGTAGGAGAAGAAGCTCAAAAGAAGATCCTCCTGTTAATCTTGCTTTAAAGAACCTGTGTGAGTCCTTCTCAATAGAAAGAAGTCAGAGATCTTCAGCAGGATCTGAGGTTCTCTGCAGTCAACACGGTGAGAAACTCAAACTCTTCTGTCTGGAGGAtcagcagcttgtgtgtttggtgtgtcggGATTCAAAAAGTCATAAAGACCACAACTTCAGCCCGATAAATGAAGCAGCTCTGGATCTGAAGGTGAGAATAAAGTTTaaacaaaatacacagaaacataatTTTGTTCATTCAACTTTATTCATCGTACTGAAATACACTTTAAACATACTTCAGTCTGACTTCCTTTTACAAACCTTGTTTCATCATGACAGAATAACTCTGTCAGTAATCTGTAATCTCTCATGTAAAGgtttatgtgtaaaaataatCTCTGTATTAAAATGCTGATTCGTTTCAGGAGGAGCTGAAGATTAAATTGAAGCCCTTACAGGAAAAGATGAAGAACTTTAGATATTTTAAAGTGTCCTGTGATGAAACTGCACGGAAGATTAAGGTAAAAAGAATCAGTTATAACCTCCGTCACTGTCACCTCACCTCATGTTCATCGTAAttttaacatgaacatgaagttcattgtcattttaaattgttcTGCTTCTGCTTAGTTAGAATTAAAGTCTCAGATTTATAAAGATACATTCCAGCAAATGTTTGGCTGCATGTTCCTTAGCAAATATCAGGTTCTGTTCACCCAACACCTCAGTGTGAAGGTTCTGGAGGGTTTAAATCCACACTTGGAGAAGCAAGATTCTCACAGACAGAGATGAAGCTGGGCTGCTACCTGCTGCCAGTTTAGTCTGATCTCCTCCTTCACGTCCACATGAAAAGTTCTCTGAaggaacacagaacacaaagcACAGGTCAGAGTTCAACTTCACACAGGACCAGAGTCCATGTGTAACACAAGCAGCTGAGCAAGGTCTTTAAAACCTGAACAGCAGAGTCCAGAACCACCTCCAGAACCTGTGGTGACAGCAGCAGGGATCAACACAACTCAGTCAATCAAGAGTTCCTGTGGTTCTCTATACAGCCAACGTTCTGTAAACTGTATAACTTCAACATGACAAAACCCGTCAGCATCTACAGAGCAGAAGATCCACTTCATTTCCTCCACTTCACTCATTATTGTGATGTTCAGCATTTCTACATCATGTCAACTAAGATCAGTGTTGGTGTATAATTACTGACACGTAACATGCAAATCTTTCTTTTATTATTCTAGATccagacccaacacacagagaggaggattaaggaggagtttgagatgcttcaccagtttctagaagatgaagaagcagccaggatagcagcactgagggaggaagaggagcagaagagtcagatgacgaaggagaagatggagaagatgagtagagagatatcatctctttcagacacaatcagagccgtagaagaggagatgggagctgaagacgtctcattcctgcaggtaccaagactgttcttgctctaccaggatttttatagattttattaataataactggcatATTCCTGTTTCTCAGAACTACAGAACCACCATTACAAGGTAACTGACAGGCTTCTCTATCATCTCAGTGGTTCTGAacccaaacccacagcagctctgactcctgaatgttattccagaacccagtgcagactggagcatccagagaggctttcaggagccctgatccatgtggagaaacacctggagaacctgaagttcacagtctgggagaagatgcaggagattattcaCTATAgtgagtctctcacacacacatacatgtaataataatttgaataatgaatttgtGATAATTTACACaattttgcacttttttgtATTCTGGCTCTTTAAAATCATTTCCTCTCTCTGCATCTTCTCTACcaaacctcatgtgtgtgtttttctctcttcagctcctgtgactctgaatcccatcactgctcacccacaactcgtcctgtctgaagatctgaccagTGTGAGATCCAGTGATGAGAGACAGAAGCTTCCTGATAATCCAGAGAGATTTAATAACACCAGGTCTGTTCTGGGTTCTGAGGGCTTCAACTCAGGGACTCGCTTCTGGGATGTTGATGTCGAGGAAAATACAGGCTGGATACTGGGTGTCATGACAGAATCTgcagggaggaagggagaagTTTACAGGACAAGTGGAATCTGGTATACATGTTATTATGCTGGTAAATATGGAGCAGGTTCTACACCGAAGCCAGCGACTCTCCTCAGCGTTAACAGGAAGAtgcagaagatcagagtgaCGCTGGACTGGGACGGAGGAAAGTTGTCATTCTCTGAtgctgttaataacacacatctacacactctcacacacactttcactgagagAGTCTTTCCTTACTTTAATACTGGCTGTAAACTCTCTCCACTGAGGATCTTACCAGTGAAGATTCGTGTATCAGTAGAACATCAGAACTGAAGACGATGCTGCATCAGTTTCTGGGTGTTAAACATCACAGAAACGAGTCCCAGAGTCTGATGCTTGTTTCTCTCGTTTTTTCACAATAAATTGTCAGTCTATAAACCTCATATTTGGGGTGttcttgatgatgatgatgatggtatgAGTGCTGTAGTTGAGAGGAAGCAGctgctacatttacagcatttaccagacgcccttatccatagcgtcttacaatcagtagtgacagggacagtccccccctggactcagggtgacgggttaaatgcagaggacacatttcactgtgtgcactgtgtgctgtgctgctgtgtatcacaagtgacaatcacttcactttactttataagaACAGTTTACTGGCCTGTTCTCAGCAGCCAGGAACTGGGTTATGATAACAGATGTGTGATTACAATCACCAAACTATCACACTTAAATTTAGTTTTTACTGAAGAATGAAAGCAGCAGTAAATTGTGTCCAGTCATAAAATTGTTTGCATGCAACGTCCTGGGCAAAGTGGGTGTGACTCTGAATAAGCGTCACGTGTTTTGGGGTGCGGCTCAGCCTTCAATAACCTCGGGGGTGAGTGctgatgtgtgcgtgtgtgtgtgtgtgtgtgtgtgtgtgtgtgtgaaagagagagactgagtGGGTGTGACTCTGAACAAGCGTCACGTGTTTGGGGTGCGGCTCAGCCTCCAATAACCTCGGGGGTgagtgcagatgtgtgtgtgtctgtgtgtgtgtgtgtgtgtgtgtgtgaaagagagagactgagtGGGTGTGACTCTGAACAAGCGTCACGTGTTTGGGGTGCGGCTCAGCCTCCAATAACCTCGGGGGTgagtgcagatgtgtgtgtgtctgtgtgtgtgtgtgtgtgtgtgtgtgtgtgtgtgtgtgtgaaagagagagactgagtGGGAGTGACTCTGAACAAGCGTCACTTGTTTGGGGTGCGGCTCAGCCTCCagtaacctgtgtgtgtgtgtgtgtgtgtgtgtgtgtgtgtgagagagagagaaaaaagttgTGACGATGATGTGCTGTGCAGGTTTAATTTTTGTAACCTCgtcacaatgcagaaaagtaaaatgctgtaaaaggtCGAGCTTCTGAAATTAATAGATAATTCGTTTTTTGCAGATTGATTGGACTTTctaaaaagagcagaaatgtaGATTTTGTGGTTATCAACCTTCAGAAGAACATCAGTTACTGGTAACAAAGGAAAAGAGCACAACAGATAGGTGCAGAATACATTTTCCTCCCCATACAGAAGCGAGAGAAGCGAGGGAGCATAGCAGCACCTGTAAGGAAGGGGGGAACAGAGCCtaggaaagaaagacagaaagaaagtgaagtgattgtgatacacagcacagcacacggtgacacaacaaaatgtgtcctctgtatttaaccatcacccttggtgagcattggcaccttggcggatcgggattcgaacagtcaaccttctgattaagtctcattatatatagtgtgtgacacaattaagaaaattaatattcAAAATCAACATTTTCATAACTTGCACCAAGTTAGGAtacaaaagtaaaatgtaaagttgCTGTGGAACCTCCTGAGAATTAGGATTCAGTGAAAGGGGGAAAGGAGTAAAATGGTATGAGTTTAGTAGATGGTTGGCGTTTGAAGGGTTTGGAACGCCCCAAAAATGGGATTTGGTTGGAACTGATGTGTTACATGAGAGAGTCGTGTAGGTAGAATTATGAAAAGTCAAGATAAGTCGGGATAAGAATGAGGgactaaataaataagtacaATTCAGATCAAGTAAAATTCAAAGGATTATTTTTCAGGTTTAGAATTATATTAAAAGAGCGCCAATCACGTTAAAGTCAAGTTAGAAgaagcattttcttttaaaatggcaGCCCGCAAGTTATTGAATAGGTGCTGGTAGAACTACATCTTTGTCTGGTAGAACTGTGTAGGATTAATTTGATCAGACATGGAATTTTCACATGACCTATGCcatgtctcaacaggagggATTGTATGGGGCGTGGAATATTCTTTTGTGTTACTGCTCCCATTAACTGTGTTACACAGGGTTACATAGGCAGGTTACACCTGTGTTGGACGGATATGACAAAAATTATCAGAATAAAAGGCAGAAATGTTAACGGACGATGGAGATTTATTCTGTTTCAGGTGAACCGCTATGGGGTCGAGGTCCGATTGTCAAACTAAGGGACGGGGTTCTTGTCTAAGAGATGGGGACGAATTGGTTCAGCCCAAGGCACAAAGAGTCACGTCAATCTCCACACTTATCCTTCATCTCTCCCACTGTAAGAAGGTGCAGTTTAGTGAGGGAACAGATTAGCGATCTCCCAAGGTGGGTCAGGGGAAGGGGGGTCGTATATAGGAATCTTAGCAGCCCGTCTCAAACCCAGTGAAGGAAGCACATCCTGACTCACATAGGGGAGATATGGGTATATAGGCAGATTAAGACCATAGTATCTttcagttattattattcaattattattattattttgacttGCAGTCATGAATGGCCCCTGTTGTATCTGGTTATGTAATAATCACACATACTTCCACACTACAGTCAAAGACTCTCCTCAATGTgaacaggaagctgcagaagatcCGAGTGACGCTGGACTGGGACGGAGGAAAGTTGTCGTTCTCTGAtgctgttaataacacacatctacacactcacacacacactttcactgagagAGTCTTTCCTTACTTTCGTACTGCCTGTAAACTGTCTCCTCTGAGGATCTTACCAGTGAAGGTTCGTGTATCAGTAGAACAGCTGCGCTGAAGATGATGCTGCATCAGTTTCTGTTAAACATGAAACCTGTGAAACATCTCAGAAACGACTACAGGAATCTGATCCTTGTTTCTCTAATTTTCTTTAACTATTTATTGGTGGTCTGCAAAATTCTTCGTTGTTATAATGATATGGAGGATTTTATCAGTGCTGTTGGTGGTGAAGACTCAAGATTAATAGCCTTTAAGAGGAAGATGTGGTGATGTCCTACACTGACCACTGAGGATCTGGACAGTCAGCTGATCATCACAGAGAAGATCAAACATAGAATTTTTCATGACATTCCTGCAGGACAACCATattaaacagacattttaaat belongs to Denticeps clupeoides chromosome 9, fDenClu1.1, whole genome shotgun sequence and includes:
- the LOC114797462 gene encoding zinc-binding protein A33-like, with the protein product MASYKRKLSFSEEDLSCPVCYEIFKDPLILSCSHSVCKVCLQQFWESKGSPECPVCRRRSSKEDPPVNLALKNLCESFSIERSQRSSAGSEVLCSQHGEKLKLFCLEDQQLVCLVCRDSKSHKDHNFSPINEAALDLKEELKIKLKPLQEKMKNFRYFKVSCDETARKIKIQTQHTERRIKEEFEMLHQFLEDEEAARIAALREEEEQKSQMTKEKMEKMSREISSLSDTIRAVEEEMGAEDVSFLQVPRLTQCRLEHPERLSGALIHVEKHLENLKFTVWEKMQEIIHYTPVTLNPITAHPQLVLSEDLTSVRSSDERQKLPDNPERFNNTRSVLGSEGFNSGTRFWDVDVEENTGWILGVMTESAGRKGEVYRTSGIWYTCYYAGKYGAGSTPKPATLLSVNRKMQKIRVTLDWDGGKLSFSDAVNNTHLHTLTHTFTERVFPYFNTGCKLSPLRILPVKIRVSVEHQN